Proteins co-encoded in one Candidatus Moraniibacteriota bacterium genomic window:
- the rpsQ gene encoding 30S ribosomal protein S17 → MDKKIAKKKGIVISDKMDKTIIVAVRTMKTHPKYLKKYLAKKKYKVHDPENKFKKGDTVEFVQCKPISKDKSHIVA, encoded by the coding sequence ATGGATAAAAAAATAGCCAAGAAAAAAGGAATAGTTATTAGTGATAAAATGGATAAAACAATCATTGTTGCTGTCCGTACCATGAAAACGCATCCGAAATATTTAAAGAAATATTTAGCAAAGAAAAAATATAAAGTTCATGATCCTGAGAATAAATTTAAAAAAGGTGATACAGTTGAGTTTGTCCAATGTAAACCCATAAGTAAAGATAAAAGTCATATAGTAGCATAA
- the rplN gene encoding 50S ribosomal protein L14 has product MIQAETRLKAADNTGAKIIECFKVLGGTRRRYASIGDIIVCSVKSAEPRGMIKKGEKVRAVIVRQKKALRRKDGSYIRFDENAAVILEGKEPKGTRIFGPVTRELREKGYTKIISLAPEVL; this is encoded by the coding sequence ATGATTCAGGCAGAAACAAGATTAAAAGCAGCTGACAACACTGGAGCTAAAATAATAGAATGCTTTAAGGTTCTTGGCGGTACACGCAGACGATATGCTTCTATCGGAGATATAATTGTTTGCAGTGTTAAATCAGCAGAACCAAGGGGTATGATTAAAAAAGGAGAAAAAGTACGTGCAGTTATTGTACGTCAGAAAAAGGCACTACGCAGAAAAGATGGGTCTTACATACGTTTTGATGAAAATGCTGCCGTAATTTTAGAAGGAAAAGAACCTAAAGGAACTAGAATCTTCGGACCAGTTACAAGGGAATTGAGAGAAAAAGGATATACAAAAATAATTTCATTAGCACCGGAAGTACTATAA
- the rplX gene encoding 50S ribosomal protein L24 — MRIKKGDIVKKITGKDKGKEGKVIRTIPVENKIVVEKMNIIKKHQKPRRQGEKGQRVEIPAPFDVSNAILVCPACGKTTRVSYKFVNDKKLRICKKCSKEF, encoded by the coding sequence ATGAGAATTAAAAAAGGCGATATAGTAAAGAAAATAACAGGTAAAGATAAAGGAAAAGAAGGAAAAGTTATCCGTACCATTCCTGTTGAAAATAAAATTGTCGTTGAAAAGATGAATATAATAAAAAAGCATCAAAAACCTCGCAGGCAGGGAGAAAAAGGTCAACGCGTGGAAATACCGGCGCCTTTTGATGTTTCGAATGCAATTCTTGTTTGTCCTGCATGTGGGAAAACAACCAGAGTTTCATATAAGTTTGTTAATGATAAAAAATTGCGTATCTGTAAAAAATGTAGTAAAGAATTTTAA
- the rplE gene encoding 50S ribosomal protein L5: protein MNIIPIRDKYFNKAISEMKKNFGYKNVMAVPRIKKVIVNVGIGKIAKENDKIEEVVNSITAITGQKPVKVKAKKAISGFKVREGMEVGVKVTLRGKRMWQFIDRLVSATLPRTRDFQGINIKSVDNGGNLNIGIKEHMIFPEISPEKVKYTFGLQTTISTDANSQKEGLELFKLLGFPIKNDN from the coding sequence ATGAACATAATTCCAATAAGAGATAAATATTTTAATAAAGCTATATCTGAAATGAAGAAAAATTTCGGATATAAGAATGTTATGGCAGTGCCTAGGATTAAAAAGGTTATTGTTAATGTTGGAATTGGAAAAATAGCCAAAGAAAACGATAAAATTGAAGAAGTCGTAAATTCAATTACTGCGATTACAGGACAGAAGCCTGTTAAAGTAAAAGCAAAAAAAGCTATTTCTGGTTTTAAAGTAAGAGAAGGCATGGAAGTCGGAGTAAAAGTGACTTTACGTGGAAAAAGAATGTGGCAATTTATTGATCGATTAGTTAGTGCAACTCTTCCGAGAACAAGAGATTTTCAGGGAATTAATATAAAATCAGTTGATAATGGTGGTAATCTCAATATAGGCATAAAAGAGCATATGATTTTTCCAGAAATTTCTCCTGAAAAAGTAAAATATACTTTTGGATTACAGACAACTATTTCAACAGATGCAAATTCACAAAAAGAGGGGCTGGAATTGTTTAAATTATTGGGTTTTCCCATAAAAAATGATAATTAA
- a CDS encoding type Z 30S ribosomal protein S14 — protein sequence MAKTSTYARAEKKPKFSTRIVRRCWRCGRKHGYIRAYDICRICFRELASKGELPGVKKSSW from the coding sequence ATGGCTAAGACATCCACATACGCTCGAGCAGAAAAAAAACCAAAGTTTTCAACACGCATAGTGCGCCGTTGTTGGCGGTGCGGGCGGAAGCATGGATATATTCGTGCTTATGATATATGCAGAATTTGTTTTAGAGAATTAGCCAGTAAAGGAGAACTGCCGGGAGTTAAAAAAAGCAGCTGGTAA
- the rpsH gene encoding 30S ribosomal protein S8, with the protein MLDPIADMLTRIRNAQRAKHNEVLVPFSALKMSIAEILKQRNFIESVEKKTEGNFSMLKIILKYDVLSNTEKNPAIREIKRISRQGQRIYVKKDGIKRVKNGYGISVISTSKGIMTGENAKKIGLGGEIICEVW; encoded by the coding sequence ATGTTAGATCCAATAGCAGACATGCTTACAAGAATTAGAAACGCACAAAGAGCGAAACATAATGAAGTTTTAGTTCCTTTTTCAGCGTTGAAAATGTCTATTGCTGAAATTTTAAAGCAACGCAATTTTATAGAATCAGTTGAAAAAAAGACTGAAGGTAATTTTTCAATGTTGAAAATTATTCTAAAATATGACGTGCTTTCTAACACTGAAAAAAACCCTGCCATTAGGGAGATAAAAAGAATTAGCCGCCAGGGCCAAAGGATTTATGTTAAAAAAGATGGCATAAAAAGAGTTAAAAATGGATATGGTATTTCAGTGATATCAACATCAAAAGGGATTATGACCGGAGAAAATGCCAAAAAAATAGGATTGGGAGGAGAGATAATTTGTGAAGTTTGGTAA
- the rplF gene encoding 50S ribosomal protein L6 yields the protein MSRIGKKPLIIPQDVIVTIDKNLVTVKGSKGALEFEHNFNVSVKVVENNVIIEKEGKSKDTPAIWGTTARIIENMIEGVSKGFKKQLELNGVGFRMSVAGKKINLALGFSHPVVVDVPEGIDVSIEGNTMTISGIDKHKVGQFSANIRAFKPVEPYKGKGFKYVGEYVRRKEGKKSAK from the coding sequence ATGAGTAGAATAGGAAAAAAACCATTAATTATTCCCCAGGATGTAATAGTAACGATAGATAAAAATCTAGTTACTGTTAAAGGTTCTAAAGGTGCTCTTGAATTCGAACATAATTTCAATGTTTCAGTTAAAGTTGTAGAAAATAATGTTATTATCGAGAAAGAAGGGAAAAGCAAAGATACTCCTGCAATTTGGGGAACAACAGCTAGAATTATTGAAAATATGATTGAAGGAGTGTCGAAGGGATTCAAGAAACAACTTGAATTAAATGGTGTTGGTTTTCGCATGTCAGTTGCTGGCAAAAAAATTAATCTAGCCTTAGGATTTTCACACCCAGTTGTAGTTGATGTGCCTGAAGGCATAGATGTTTCGATAGAAGGCAACACTATGACTATATCAGGTATAGACAAGCATAAAGTTGGCCAATTCTCGGCAAATATCAGGGCATTTAAACCAGTAGAACCTTATAAAGGAAAAGGTTTTAAATATGTTGGAGAATATGTACGCAGAAAAGAAGGTAAAAAGTCAGCCAAATAA
- the rplR gene encoding 50S ribosomal protein L18: MIKTEKKSSRLQRKKRVRAKVFGTAERPRLAVFKSLHGIYAQVIDDAKGKTLASASLSEIKKIKNTMDGAKEVGKLIAKKCIEIKITSVVYDRAGYKYHGKIRFLAEGAREGGLKF, translated from the coding sequence ATGATAAAGACAGAAAAAAAATCAAGCCGTTTGCAGAGGAAAAAAAGAGTTCGGGCAAAAGTCTTTGGAACCGCTGAACGTCCCCGTTTAGCTGTGTTTAAAAGTCTGCACGGGATATATGCGCAAGTTATTGATGATGCTAAAGGTAAAACCCTTGCTAGTGCAAGTCTTTCGGAAATAAAGAAAATTAAAAATACTATGGATGGTGCAAAGGAAGTTGGAAAACTTATAGCAAAAAAATGCATAGAGATTAAGATAACATCAGTGGTATATGATCGTGCAGGCTATAAATATCATGGTAAGATAAGATTTTTAGCAGAAGGTGCAAGAGAGGGTGGGTTAAAATTTTAA
- the rpsE gene encoding 30S ribosomal protein S5, whose protein sequence is MNKKNNKKNIRREKPEFEQKLLDLARVTRVVKGGRRFRFRATLVIGDRKGKVGVGVAKGADVSDAIQKAYNDAKKSLITVKLSGNTISHDVKMKLGSAKVMLKPVSEGRGVIAGGAVRAVVDLAGVRDIVSKSLGTSNKLNVARATVAALKSLKKPKIKESKEENK, encoded by the coding sequence ATGAATAAGAAAAATAATAAAAAAAATATACGCCGAGAAAAGCCAGAATTCGAACAGAAACTTCTTGATTTGGCTCGCGTTACCCGCGTGGTAAAAGGAGGACGCAGATTCCGTTTTCGTGCAACCTTAGTTATAGGTGATAGAAAGGGGAAGGTTGGCGTTGGTGTTGCAAAAGGAGCTGATGTTTCTGATGCTATTCAAAAAGCTTATAATGACGCAAAAAAATCACTTATTACAGTAAAGCTCTCAGGAAACACTATTTCTCATGATGTTAAAATGAAATTAGGAAGCGCTAAAGTTATGCTTAAGCCAGTATCAGAGGGACGTGGTGTAATAGCAGGAGGAGCTGTACGCGCAGTAGTTGATTTAGCCGGAGTAAGAGACATTGTTTCAAAATCTCTTGGTACCTCAAATAAGCTTAATGTAGCTAGAGCTACGGTTGCAGCTTTAAAAAGTTTAAAAAAACCAAAAATCAAAGAAAGTAAAGAAGAAAATAAATAA
- the rplO gene encoding 50S ribosomal protein L15: protein MQIHQLKIKKRKTKKTVGRGGKRGTYSGRGNKGQKARSGAPIDPLFEGGRSSLIMRLKKVRGFKSVSLKKNVVKLDALEKSFKDGDIVSMESLISSKLIKKSDKKNSVKILATGIIKKKLTISSGIFLSQTAKDAIIKAGGKIQNSEK from the coding sequence ATGCAAATTCACCAACTTAAAATTAAAAAACGCAAGACTAAAAAAACGGTCGGCCGTGGCGGTAAAAGAGGAACATATTCAGGTCGTGGAAATAAAGGTCAAAAAGCAAGGTCAGGAGCACCAATTGATCCACTTTTTGAAGGAGGAAGATCTTCTTTAATCATGCGTTTGAAAAAAGTTAGAGGATTTAAATCTGTTAGTCTTAAAAAAAATGTAGTGAAACTCGATGCTCTTGAGAAATCATTTAAGGATGGGGATATAGTTTCTATGGAAAGCCTGATATCATCAAAACTTATAAAAAAATCTGATAAAAAAAATAGTGTCAAAATTCTGGCTACAGGAATAATTAAAAAGAAACTTACAATTTCAAGTGGAATTTTTCTTTCACAAACCGCTAAAGATGCTATTATTAAAGCAGGCGGGAAAATACAAAATTCAGAAAAATAA
- the secY gene encoding preprotein translocase subunit SecY: MLEKITQIFKVRELRNKIFFILVILVIFRIAANIPLPGVNVDQLRSLFESNQLLGMLNIFSGGGLSNISIVMLGVGPYITASIIMQLLTMVVPRIEQMYKEEGEAGRQKFNMWTRWFTVPLAALQTFSMITLLRSQNVLQVTSVYDVATIVIVATAGTILLMWLGELITEKGIGNGVSLIIFAGIVSSLPSGFSQVLLTFDSTQIFIYAALLIATLITIAGIVMVTEGQRNIPVSYAKRIRGDKTYGGVQSHLPLRVNQAGVIPIIFAMSIMLFPGMIASFLMKVNNQFVANSAEFIYNLFQNQWFYGGLYFLLVVMFTYFYTAVVFDPVKISENLQKQGGYVPGIRPGKTTADFLYKIMNRITLTGSIFLGAIAVLPFVIQGLTNIQFIRIGGTSILIVVAVVIETIKQIESQLVMRDYEGF, translated from the coding sequence ATGTTAGAAAAAATAACGCAAATTTTCAAAGTACGAGAACTTAGAAATAAGATATTTTTTATATTGGTTATTCTTGTTATTTTTAGAATTGCAGCAAACATTCCTCTACCAGGAGTTAATGTTGATCAATTGCGCAGTCTTTTCGAAAGCAATCAGCTTCTCGGAATGCTGAATATATTTTCAGGAGGAGGTCTTTCGAATATATCTATTGTTATGCTTGGAGTTGGTCCATATATTACAGCTTCAATCATTATGCAGCTTTTAACTATGGTAGTTCCTCGCATTGAACAAATGTATAAAGAAGAAGGCGAGGCAGGAAGGCAAAAGTTTAATATGTGGACGAGATGGTTTACTGTTCCATTGGCAGCATTGCAGACATTCAGCATGATTACGCTTCTGCGTTCACAAAATGTCCTTCAGGTGACATCTGTTTATGATGTTGCAACTATTGTTATAGTAGCTACAGCTGGTACAATTTTACTTATGTGGCTCGGTGAACTTATAACCGAAAAAGGAATAGGCAATGGAGTGTCGCTCATAATATTTGCCGGAATCGTAAGCTCATTACCATCTGGTTTTTCACAAGTATTACTGACTTTTGATTCAACTCAAATTTTTATATATGCTGCTCTTTTAATAGCAACTCTTATAACTATAGCTGGGATAGTTATGGTTACGGAAGGGCAACGCAATATTCCAGTTTCCTATGCAAAACGAATTAGGGGAGATAAGACCTATGGAGGTGTGCAATCGCATCTTCCACTTCGTGTAAATCAAGCAGGCGTAATTCCAATAATATTCGCTATGTCCATAATGCTCTTTCCCGGAATGATAGCCTCTTTTTTGATGAAGGTTAATAATCAATTCGTCGCTAATAGTGCCGAATTCATATATAATCTTTTTCAGAACCAATGGTTTTATGGTGGACTTTATTTTTTGCTAGTTGTCATGTTTACATATTTTTATACAGCCGTAGTGTTTGATCCGGTTAAGATTTCTGAGAATCTTCAAAAACAAGGCGGATACGTTCCTGGTATACGTCCTGGAAAAACAACGGCAGATTTTCTTTATAAAATCATGAACCGTATTACTCTGACGGGTTCAATTTTTTTAGGAGCAATTGCAGTCCTTCCTTTTGTTATTCAAGGTCTGACAAATATACAATTTATCAGGATAGGAGGTACAAGCATACTTATAGTAGTAGCAGTTGTTATAGAGACAATAAAGCAAATAGAAAGTCAGTTAGTAATGAGAGATTACGAAGGATTTTAA
- a CDS encoding nucleoside monophosphate kinase, with translation MNLIIFGPQGCGKGTQAEKISEKYNLVHIETGNIFRKIGRENTSLGKKISILNEKKEMIPDEIMVEVLGNELKKVPAEKGIILDSAPRLTSQITLIENMLKNINRSIDRAISITLSREESIKRISKRYICPSCNKQFILGEDIENKNMPCPKCGDQIRQRFDDTPEGVKKRLDTFQKVTVPVIEYYRKKDMLVEVDGRQSVEKVFKDIIENL, from the coding sequence ATGAATCTTATAATATTTGGTCCGCAGGGATGTGGTAAGGGGACACAAGCAGAAAAAATTTCCGAAAAATATAACCTTGTGCATATTGAAACGGGAAACATTTTTCGTAAAATTGGTAGAGAGAATACATCCTTAGGCAAAAAAATCAGCATTTTAAATGAAAAAAAGGAAATGATTCCTGATGAAATAATGGTTGAAGTTCTTGGCAACGAGCTTAAAAAAGTTCCAGCCGAAAAAGGTATAATATTGGACAGCGCGCCAAGACTTACAAGTCAGATTACGCTCATAGAAAATATGCTGAAAAATATTAACAGGTCTATAGATAGGGCTATATCCATAACTCTGTCGCGTGAGGAATCTATAAAAAGAATAAGCAAACGTTACATCTGTCCTTCGTGTAATAAGCAATTTATTTTAGGTGAAGATATAGAAAATAAAAACATGCCTTGTCCAAAGTGTGGCGATCAGATCAGGCAGCGTTTTGATGATACTCCGGAAGGTGTTAAAAAACGTCTTGATACATTTCAAAAAGTCACTGTTCCTGTCATTGAATATTACCGGAAAAAAGATATGCTTGTTGAGGTGGATGGCAGGCAAAGCGTAGAAAAAGTTTTTAAGGATATTATAGAAAATTTATAA
- the map gene encoding type I methionyl aminopeptidase: protein MGISVKTEQEIAIMRKAGHMLAEIMKELEKEIKPGIDTLQLDKLSEELVFARGAKPAFKGYGEGINLFPATICASLNDEVVHGIPNPSRTLNEGDLLKIDIGIEIDGYFSDMARTFAVGKISDEAKMLMEITEKSFWKGVAKLKDGANLSEYSKTVQKIVEAAGFSVVKNLVGHGIGKKLHEEPQVLNYFENGYRDVVLKKGMTLALEPMVNQGDYKTVLGKDDWVFSTADGKLSAHYENTILITENGVEVLTK from the coding sequence ATGGGCATTTCAGTTAAAACCGAACAAGAAATTGCAATTATGCGAAAAGCTGGTCATATGCTGGCGGAAATCATGAAAGAGTTGGAAAAAGAAATCAAGCCTGGCATAGACACTTTGCAACTGGACAAGCTCTCTGAAGAGCTTGTTTTTGCGCGTGGTGCCAAGCCGGCTTTTAAAGGCTATGGAGAGGGCATAAATTTATTCCCAGCTACGATATGTGCTTCTCTGAATGATGAGGTTGTGCACGGCATTCCAAATCCAAGTAGGACATTAAATGAAGGTGATCTTCTTAAAATTGATATCGGTATTGAAATAGATGGATATTTTTCTGATATGGCGCGCACTTTTGCAGTTGGTAAAATCAGTGACGAAGCTAAAATGCTTATGGAAATTACGGAAAAATCTTTTTGGAAAGGCGTAGCTAAATTAAAAGACGGTGCCAATCTCAGCGAATATTCTAAGACTGTGCAGAAAATTGTTGAAGCGGCAGGTTTTTCAGTGGTCAAGAACTTGGTCGGGCACGGAATCGGAAAAAAACTTCATGAAGAACCCCAGGTTTTGAATTATTTTGAAAATGGATACAGAGATGTTGTTTTAAAAAAGGGAATGACATTGGCATTGGAACCAATGGTTAATCAAGGCGATTATAAAACGGTTTTAGGAAAAGATGACTGGGTTTTTTCTACAGCTGATGGAAAACTTAGCGCGCATTATGAAAACACGATTTTGATTACGGAAAATGGAGTGGAAGTGTTAACAAAATAG
- the ruvX gene encoding Holliday junction resolvase RuvX, translating into MKMSIAGQNEALIGHILGIDFGKSKIGLAIADEETRMAFALDTFLNNKNFFEKLDEIVKKENVKTIIIGITTHNKDIKSAEEKSDFAEMIKEKTGLPVMFQEEMFTTKIAQDNIKKHGKKNISQSDDKEAARIILQEWLDQNL; encoded by the coding sequence ATGAAAATGTCAATAGCTGGTCAAAATGAGGCTCTGATAGGGCACATTTTGGGCATAGATTTCGGTAAATCAAAAATAGGATTGGCTATAGCCGATGAAGAAACGCGGATGGCTTTTGCTTTGGACACATTTCTAAATAACAAAAATTTTTTCGAAAAACTGGATGAAATTGTAAAAAAAGAAAATGTAAAAACTATAATCATAGGCATAACAACTCATAATAAAGACATTAAGAGTGCAGAAGAAAAATCTGATTTTGCTGAAATGATTAAAGAAAAAACTGGGCTGCCGGTAATGTTTCAGGAGGAAATGTTTACAACTAAAATAGCTCAGGATAACATAAAAAAACACGGAAAAAAGAATATAAGCCAGTCAGACGATAAAGAAGCGGCTAGAATTATTTTACAGGAATGGCTGGACCAGAATCTCTAG
- a CDS encoding glycosyltransferase family 2 protein produces MNENQPYLSIVIPAYKEGERIGQNLLEIEKFLSVNNYSYEIIVVVDGSPDNTAEIVRNYSNQIKNIRLINNKENHGKGYVVRQGLLESKGKYVVFLDADGSTSITHVEKFLPELEKGADVVIGSRKIKGSFIQVHQPKYREIMGEGGNWLIRIVLGLWSFPDTQCGFKMLTNKAAHEVSKRMVVDRFGFDFELIILAKKLGFKIKQMPVRWLNEEGSTVSLTGPNGFIQVLIDLFKTKGRLIAGNYKIKKIKPSNK; encoded by the coding sequence ATGAACGAAAACCAACCCTATTTATCAATAGTTATACCGGCCTACAAAGAGGGGGAGCGCATCGGTCAAAATCTTCTGGAAATAGAAAAGTTTCTATCAGTCAACAACTACAGTTATGAAATTATTGTAGTTGTGGATGGATCTCCTGATAATACCGCTGAAATAGTCAGAAATTATTCTAATCAGATAAAAAACATCCGGCTGATCAATAATAAAGAAAATCATGGCAAAGGCTATGTGGTTAGGCAGGGTCTTCTTGAATCGAAAGGTAAATATGTGGTTTTTCTCGATGCAGATGGATCGACATCAATAACTCATGTAGAAAAATTTTTGCCCGAACTAGAAAAAGGAGCAGATGTTGTTATTGGATCCCGGAAAATAAAAGGTTCCTTTATACAGGTTCACCAGCCCAAGTATAGGGAAATTATGGGAGAAGGAGGTAATTGGCTTATACGCATAGTCCTTGGACTTTGGAGTTTTCCAGACACACAGTGTGGGTTTAAAATGTTAACCAATAAGGCAGCACATGAAGTTTCTAAGCGTATGGTTGTTGATAGGTTTGGATTTGATTTTGAATTAATAATATTAGCCAAAAAACTTGGATTTAAAATAAAGCAAATGCCGGTACGTTGGCTGAATGAAGAAGGTTCAACAGTAAGCCTAACCGGACCAAATGGTTTTATACAAGTATTAATTGATTTATTTAAGACAAAAGGAAGATTAATTGCTGGAAACTATAAAATTAAGAAAATTAAACCATCAAATAAATAA
- a CDS encoding DUF4921 family protein — MPKTKIKKKNIAASELRQDLVSGDWVVIATGRAKRPDDFAIFQRIQDDKGIEKCLFEDPVASGQEKDVLIYKKSDDEWTLRVFPNKYPSFCSVSLVKSLAEGPYFAMPGAGYHEIIVTRDHYRQLALMNTIEVAEVFDAYQERFIDLMNKRNVNYIAIFHNHGKEAGASISHPHSQLMAIPVVAPYIKLELDGAEQYYRSNKHCVYCIMAEYESIEKKRVVFENEEFIAFCPFASRAAFEVWVMPKKHSPYFERITDDQKIKLAEVFQKGLGSIYKALNDPPYNFYIHTSPCDGRDYAHFHWHIEILPHTATWAGFELETGIEVSTIQPEIAAEFLRKQL; from the coding sequence GTGCCTAAAACAAAGATAAAAAAGAAAAATATTGCGGCATCTGAACTCAGACAGGATCTGGTTTCTGGCGATTGGGTTGTTATTGCGACAGGACGGGCTAAACGTCCGGACGATTTTGCTATTTTTCAAAGGATTCAAGATGATAAAGGTATAGAAAAATGTCTCTTTGAAGATCCAGTAGCCTCTGGGCAAGAAAAAGATGTGCTTATATATAAAAAGTCTGATGACGAATGGACACTCAGAGTTTTTCCCAACAAATATCCATCTTTTTGCAGTGTTAGTTTAGTAAAATCATTGGCAGAAGGTCCATATTTTGCTATGCCGGGAGCTGGCTATCACGAAATAATAGTTACTAGAGACCATTACAGACAGCTGGCTCTTATGAATACCATTGAAGTTGCAGAAGTATTCGATGCTTATCAAGAAAGATTTATAGATCTGATGAATAAAAGGAATGTAAATTATATTGCAATTTTCCATAATCATGGAAAAGAGGCTGGCGCATCAATATCTCATCCGCACTCACAGCTTATGGCCATTCCGGTAGTGGCACCTTATATAAAGTTGGAATTAGATGGAGCCGAGCAATACTACAGGAGCAATAAACATTGCGTATATTGCATAATGGCGGAATATGAAAGTATTGAAAAAAAACGGGTAGTTTTTGAAAACGAAGAATTCATTGCATTTTGTCCTTTTGCCTCAAGAGCCGCATTTGAAGTTTGGGTTATGCCGAAAAAACACAGCCCATATTTTGAAAGGATTACCGATGATCAGAAAATAAAATTAGCGGAGGTTTTTCAAAAAGGATTGGGATCAATTTATAAAGCTCTTAATGATCCACCATATAATTTTTATATCCATACTTCGCCATGCGACGGAAGAGACTATGCTCATTTTCACTGGCATATTGAAATTTTGCCGCATACCGCAACTTGGGCGGGATTTGAATTGGAAACCGGCATTGAAGTTTCTACGATTCAACCGGAAATAGCGGCGGAATTTCTCAGAAAACAACTTTAA
- a CDS encoding small multi-drug export protein has product MHDFIINFFSNFPKELATFIIALIPITELRASIPLAVKIYNLTPAAAWFYSVAGTYFAMVIIVLLLDPISKLLSRYISFFAKFFKWLFEHTRKRTGSKMEKYGEWAIFILAATPIPFLGGMTAALASFVFGIVLKKSLPLMLFGTMVSGIIVLGLTVYF; this is encoded by the coding sequence ATGCATGATTTTATAATAAATTTTTTTTCCAATTTTCCCAAAGAACTCGCAACTTTTATAATTGCCCTTATTCCTATAACTGAACTGCGTGCCTCAATCCCATTGGCAGTGAAAATTTATAACCTAACGCCGGCAGCTGCCTGGTTCTATTCCGTAGCTGGAACATATTTTGCCATGGTGATCATAGTTTTATTGTTGGATCCAATATCTAAGTTGCTTTCCAGATATATATCCTTTTTTGCCAAATTTTTCAAATGGCTTTTTGAACACACGCGCAAAAGAACGGGCAGCAAAATGGAAAAATACGGAGAATGGGCAATTTTTATTTTGGCAGCGACACCGATTCCGTTTCTGGGCGGAATGACAGCAGCCCTGGCTTCTTTTGTGTTTGGCATTGTGCTTAAAAAATCACTGCCTCTTATGCTTTTCGGAACAATGGTTTCGGGGATAATAGTTCTAGGCTTGACTGTGTATTTTTAA
- the tpiA gene encoding triose-phosphate isomerase, translating into MKKIIVGNLKMNLLSSAERKKYFELFKKELKKRKITNAEFVLCPPYVHVESFVKELKAKNISIGSQNIFWEEKGPYTGEISVPMIKNMGGEYVILGHSDRRKYFFENDDKINLKIHAVLKNGLKVILCVGENAEEKKNGSGEAVIFEQLKNCLNNINTKKIADVIICYEPVWAISSNNPNRLPVIDEIMSAKILIKKFLIRKYKLKVAEKVKIIYGGSVFPENIKETCIEPGMDGVLVGKESLNPLNFIKMAETIDK; encoded by the coding sequence ATGAAAAAGATAATAGTTGGAAACCTGAAAATGAACCTACTGAGCTCTGCTGAACGCAAAAAATATTTTGAATTGTTTAAAAAAGAATTAAAAAAAAGGAAAATAACAAATGCCGAGTTTGTTTTATGCCCCCCATATGTCCATGTCGAATCTTTTGTTAAAGAGTTGAAAGCAAAAAATATTTCAATCGGATCTCAAAATATTTTTTGGGAAGAGAAAGGTCCATATACGGGAGAAATTTCTGTGCCGATGATAAAGAATATGGGAGGGGAATATGTAATTCTTGGGCATAGTGATCGGAGAAAATATTTTTTTGAAAATGATGATAAGATAAATTTAAAAATTCATGCTGTTCTGAAGAATGGATTGAAAGTTATTCTTTGTGTTGGTGAAAATGCCGAGGAAAAGAAAAATGGAAGTGGAGAGGCGGTAATTTTTGAACAATTAAAAAATTGCTTAAACAACATAAATACTAAAAAAATAGCTGATGTCATAATTTGCTATGAACCGGTCTGGGCCATAAGTTCAAATAATCCCAATCGTTTGCCAGTAATTGATGAAATAATGAGTGCAAAAATATTGATAAAAAAATTTTTAATTAGAAAATATAAATTAAAAGTTGCCGAAAAAGTAAAAATTATTTATGGCGGTTCGGTTTTTCCTGAAAATATAAAAGAAACATGCATAGAGCCGGGCATGGACGGAGTTTTAGTCGGAAAAGAAAGCCTTAATCCTTTGAATTTCATTAAAATGGCTGAAACAATTGATAAATAA